A single genomic interval of Helianthus annuus cultivar XRQ/B chromosome 13, HanXRQr2.0-SUNRISE, whole genome shotgun sequence harbors:
- the LOC110897967 gene encoding probable bifunctional TENA-E protein — MSHLAEITWLHLSCDTTSALHIHDVHSVATLITNSCSDGVSENQKQNMEEQTAKPTVTETWLRKHRLQYNGATRHPFILSIRDGSVNFSSFKRWLGQDYIFVRSFVPFVASILMKSCKESSDESDMEVILGGMASLNDEINWFRNEASKFHVSLTSVVPQNANVNYCKFLESLMSPEIEYSVAITAFWAIEAVYQESFAHCLEEGNSIPQELQETCERWGNAGFGAYCKSLRDIVDHCLQKASPEVVSKAEVFFLSVVEHEVEFWNMSVGEASM, encoded by the exons ATGAGTCATCTGGCGGAGATTACTTGGCTGCATCTAAGCTGTGACACCACAAGTGCCCTTCATATCCATGACGTCCATTCGGTGGCTACTTTAATCACCAACTCCTGCTCAGACGGCGTTAGTGAGAACCAAAAACAAAACATGGAGGAGCAGACGGCAAAGCCGACGGTAACGGAAACGTGGCTGAGAAAACACCGTTTGCAATACAACGGAGCCACCAGACACCCTTTCATCCTCAGTATCCGTGACGGCTCCGTTAATTTCTCTTCTTTCAAACGTTGGCTG GGACAGGATTACATATTCGTGAGATCGTTTGTTCCATTTGTGGCAAGTATATTGATGAAATCATGCAAGGAATCGAGTGATGAATCCGATATGGAAGTGATCTTAGGTGGTATGGCTTCTCTGAATGATGAGATCAACTGGTTTAGAAATGAAGCTtccaagtttcatgtttcattgACCAGTGTCGTCCCACAGAATGCAAATGTTAATTATTGCAA ATTTCTAGAGAGCTTAATGAGCCCAGAAATCGAATACTCGGTGGCAATCACAGCTTTTTGGGCTATTGAGGCTGTGTATCAAGAAAGCTTTGCTCATTGCCTTGAAGAAGGGAATAGTATTCCACAAGAACTACAGGAGACTTGTGAACGATGGGGTAACGCAGGTTTTGGAGCGTACTGCAAATCGTTGCGAGATATTGTTGACCATTGCTTGCAGAAAGCGTCACCGGAAGTGGTATCGAAAGCGGAAGTGTTTTTTCTTAGTGTTGTTGAACATGAAGTGGAGTTTTGGAACATGAGTGTTGGAGAGGCATCTATGTGA